In Pseudoclavibacter sp. Marseille-Q3772, the sequence GAACAATATCGGCACCGTGCTGCCGCTGTGGGACACGCCCGCGCTCGCCTAGGCGCTAGCGGAAGACGATCGTGCGATTGCCGTCAAGCAGGATGCGGCGCTCGGCAAACCACTTCACGGCCTGCGTGAGCGTGCGCGATTCCTCATCCTGACCCATCGCCTGCAACTGCTTCACCGAGTCCGTGTGGTCGACGCGGCGCACGTTCTGCTCAATGATCGGGCCCTCGTCGAGGTCGGTGGTGACAAAGTGCGCGGTGGCACCGACAAGTTTTACGCCGCGGGCGTGCGCCTGCCGGTACGGGTTCGCACCCTTGAACCCGGGCAGGAACGAGTGGTGGATGTTAATAGCCATGCCTTCGAGTTCGGTGCACAGTTCGGGCGACACAATCTGCATATAGCGAGCGAGCACTACCAGTTCGATCTGCTCATGCTCGATCACTTCGCGCACGCGCTGCTCGAACGCGGCCTTCTGTTCGGGGTTGGTCACCGGCTGGTGCTCGAATGGCACACCGTAGAACGACGCGAGGTCGCCGAGCACGGCGTGGTTTGCCATGACGCGCGGTACCTCGATCGGGAGGTACCCGGAGTGTTGACGGAAGAGCAGGTCGTTGACCGCGTGCGTTGCCTTCGAGCCCAAAATGAGCGTGCGCATCTTGTGGTTTGCCGGATCCACGGTCACCTGCGCATCGAACTGTGCCGCAACCGGATCGATATGGTGGTGGAGGTCTACGGCGCCGGTTACCGAAATCTCGGCGCGAAGGAAGAACCGACCGGTATCGGCCGAAGAGAACTGCTGCAACTCCTCAATATTGCCGCCGGCTGCGACTACGGCTCCGGTGAGCGCGTGCACAATACCGGGCGTATCAGCGCACACCAGGGTGATCACCCAGTGGGCGCGGGCGGGTTCGGAGGATTCGGAAGTGGGTTGCAAATCAGTCACCGCACCAGCGTAACCTCGATGTCGTGACCGATACCGCATCCTCGCCCGAAGTGCGCCCAATGCCGTGGGCGCAACTGTTCACACTTGCCGCAGCGACCTTCATGTCGGTCACGATCGAGATGCTGCCCACCGGGGTAATGAACCTCATGTCGAAGGACCTGGGGGTGAGCGAATCGCAGATCGGCATGCTGATGACGATCTTCGCGATGTCTGTCGTGTTCACCTCCACTCCGCTGATGTATCTGCTGCGGCACGTGCCGAAGCGGCTGTTGCTGGTGACCGTGTTCGCCGCATTTGCTGTTGGCACGATCGGCACGGCGATCGCCAGCAGCTACGCGATTATCGTGATCACACGCATTGTCACCGGTATTGCGCAGGGGGTGTTCTGGGCGTCGGTGACCGCGTATGTGGGCCATCTGGTGCATCGCAGCCAATTGACCACGGCGGTCTCCATTACCTCCGGCGGTGGTGGGCTTGCGTTCGTGCTCGGTGTGCCGTTGGGTACGGCGCTCGGTCAGTGGTTGGGATGGCGGACAGCATTTCTCGTGCTTGCCGCGCTCTGCCTGTTAGTTGCGATTCTGCTCAGCCGCATCCTGCCCACGCGGGTCGCCGAACCACAAACCGATACCGCCGCCATCGAAGTGCAGCCCGCGCCGACCGCAATCGGCGATGCCGAACAAGCAGGACGTGACCACGGCCTTCCCAAACGGCCGCGTCGGTCGATGCGGTTGGTTATTCTCGTGTGCCTGCTGTGCGGGTTGACCATCACCGCACACTTCACGTACTACACCTATATCTCGGTGCAGCTACTCGGTCCCACCGGGCTTGCGCACGAGTTTCTCGCGATCGCGCTGTTCGCCTATGGAGTGACCTCCTGTATCGCCACGTTCACGACCGGGCCGCTATTCTCCACCCGCTCAAGCCTCGGCTTCCGAATCGCCTACGCACTCATGTTCGTCGGGGGCGGGCTGGTCACGTTCTCGCACCACAGTGTGTGGCTCGGGATGGTAGGTCTGCTCGCGTGGGGTGTGTCCATGGGATTCATGCCGACCCTGCTGCAGACCCGCTTGCTTGCGGTTGCGCCCAGCAAGCACCGCGACCTTGCCAGCGCCCTGTACACCTCCGGCTTCAACCTCGGGATCTCCTGCGGTGCCTATTTCGGTGGACTGCTGCTTGACGAGTTCGGAATCGACTCGCTCGGTATCGCATTCCTGATTGGTGTTGCGGCCGCAGCGTCGTATTCCGTCATCATGGACACACTTACGGCCAGGCGAGAACGAGCGCACTAGACTGAGAGGCTGAACCACGATTTCAGCCGTGGTGCCCTGCCTCAAGCGAGGTGACGGACACTCGAACTGATGCGATGCATCCACCCGCCCCAAGTGAACGGGGCCACGACACCAAGGAGTACGCGTGACCGACTACCAGAATCTTTCGCTCTCACAGGTCGACCCCGATATCGCCGAGGTACTTCGCGGCGAACTCGACCGCCAGCGCAACACCCTCGAGATGATCGCGAGCGAGAACTTCGTTCCGCGGGCCGTGCTCGAAGCAGTCGGTAGCGTGCTGACTAACAAGTACGCGGAAGGGTACCCGTCACGCCGCTACTACGGTGGCTGCGAAGTCGTCGACGTTGCCGAAAACCTCGCACGCGACCGCGCCAAGGAACTCTTCGGAGCCGAATACGCCAATGTGCAGCCGCACTCCGGCGCAAGCGCTAACGCTGCCGTGTTGCACGCGCTGGCAAAACCCGGTGACACCATCCTCGGCCTCTCGCTCGACCACGGTGGGCACCTCACCCACGGAATGAAGATCAACTTCTCCGGCAGGCTCTACAACGTCGCAGCATATGGCGTTGACTACGGCACCGGACGGGTCGATATGGACCAGGTGCGCGAACTGGCACACGAACACAAGCCCAAGGTGATCATCGCCGGCTGGTCGGCATACCCGCGCCAGCTCGACTTCGAAGCATTCCGCACGATTGCCGACGAAGTGGGCGCCTACCTGTGGGTCGACATGGCGCACTTTGCTGGATTGGTGGCAGCCGGGCTGCACCCGAACCCGGTTCCGTTCGCAGATGTGGTCTCCTCGACCGTCCACAAGACCATTGGTGGTCCGCGCTCGGGATTCATCCTCACGAATAGTGCCGAGCTCAACAAGAAGATCAACTCGGCAGTATTCCCCGGCCAGCAGGGTGGCCCGCTGATGCACGTGGTCGCCGGTAAGGCCGTCGCCTTCAAGCTCGCGATGACCCCAGAGTTTAAGGACCGCCAGGAACGCACCATCCGCGGTGCACAGATCCTCGCCGAGCGTCTCTCGCAGCAGGATGTTCGCAACGCCGGCATCGCGCTCACCACCGGCGGTACCGACGTACACCTGGTGCTCGTCGACCTCCGCGATGCACAGATCGACGGACAGCAGGCAGAGGACCTGCTCCACGAAGTCGGCATCACCGTCAACCGCAACGCAGTACCCGACGACCCGCGCCCGCCGATGGTCACCAGCGGTCTGCGCATCGGTACCCCGGCGCTTGCCAGCCGCGGCTTCGGCGACGATGAGTTCCGCGAGGTCGCCGATGTAATCGCACAGGCGCTCATGCCGAACCCGGACATCGAAGCGCTCCGCGGCCGCACCGCGGCTCTTGCTGAACGCTTCCCGCTGTACACAGGTCTGGTGTACGCATGACGGCAATCCGCCTCGACGGAAAAGCCGCCGCAGCACAGATCAAAGACGAACTCCGTGAGCGCGTAGCAGCCCTGCGTGCTCGCGGGGTAACCCCCGGACTGGCGACCGTGCTTGTTGGCGACGACCCCGCATCGAAACTGTATGTGGGTGGCAAACACCGCGACTGTGCTGAGGTCGGTATCGAATCCATCCAGGTGGAGCTGCCCGATACCGCCACCCAGGAAGAGGTCGAGGAAGCGATCGACCGGTTGAACGCCGACCCGGCATGCACCGGATATATCGTGCAACTGCCGTTGCCGAAGCACCTCGACCAGGACGCAATCATCGAGCGAATCGATCCGCTCAAGGACGCCGATGGTCTGCATCCCACCAACCTCGGTCGACTCGTGCTCAACGTGCGCGAGGAGATCACCACACCGCTACCGTGCACGCCCCGCGGGTGCATCGAGCTCCTGCAGCGCAACGGCTATGACCTAAACGGTAAGCATGTGGTGGTGATTGGCCGCGGCATTACCGTGGGCCGCTCCATCGGGGCGCTGCTGACGCGCAGAGAGATTAACGCGACCGTGACCCTCACGCACACCGGTACGCAAAACATGGCCGAGATTTGCCGTAACGCGGATGTGATTATCGCCGCGGCCGGTTCAGCACACCTGGTCAAGCCTGAATGGGTCGCCTCGGGCGCTGCCGTGCTCGATGTTGGTGTTTCCCGGGTGCCGGATCCGGCCACGGGTAAGTCGAAAGTGTTCGGTGACGTCGACCCGCAGGTTGCCGAAGTTGCCGGATATCTCTCACCGAACCCCGGGGGAGTAGGGCCGATGACCCGGGCGCTGCTGCTGGCAAACGTTGTCGAAACGGCGCAGCGTCTAAACCCCTAGAGCGCCGCCGTCCGGCCGTAGCCGCGGCGTGACTAGGCGTCGCGGCTCGGGCCGGGGTTCGTTCCGCTTGGCTCGAACGCAACCTCGCCCCATCCGTACTCGTTGAAGGCTTCGCGCAGATCAGCGATGAGTCCGTCGACGCGTTCCACCGGGATTACCACCACGACAGCACCGCCGAAACCGGAGCCCGAGAGTCGAGCGCCGAACGCGCCTTGTGAGCGTGCGAGATCGCAGATGATGTCGATGCGCTCGGAAGTCACTTCGAAGTCGTCGCGCATCTGTTGGTGTGACTCGTTCATCAGCTGCCCGAACGCCTGCAGATCGTTCTCGCGCAACGCCCGTGCCGCATCCAAGACGCGCTGCATCTCGCTGAGAACAAAGCCCGCCCGACGCCGATCCGTCTCGTCAATCGCCGTGGTGCGCTCGAATTCTTCGTGCGGCACCTCACGAAGATATTGATAGCCAAGCGCCTTCGCCACCCGGTCACAGGCGTCGTGACGGTCAGCGACATTGCGCTCCCAATTGCGGTGGGTTTCACCGGAGTACACCAGTAGCTCGACGGCACCGAGCGAACCCAGATCGGATACGGGGATGGGGGAGACGTCATTGCCACGGGCATCGTAGAAGACGCCGACGCCAGCGTCGGCAGTCATACAGGTGACGTGATCGGCCGGTCCCGAGGAAGCCCGCACGTAGCTCTTTTCCACCTGGTAGCCGAACTGTGCCAATTGCTGCGGCGTGAGTTCGAGCTGCCACAGGTCGTTGAGCGCGAGCGACATCGCACCGCACACCGAGGCACTGGAGGCCAGGCCCGCACCGATGGTGACATCAGTGGTGAGGAAGATGTCGAGGCCGGTCGGGCGGATGAGCACTGCCTCATCACCGCAGGTTTCCGTGCGTTCGGTATTCATCTCGGCCACGTGTGCCAGTACCGCCCAGATCACCCCGAGCGGATAGTCGTACCAGGCATGCTCGGTCGGCGGCAGGAGCTGTTCGATCGTGGTGTCCACCTCGAAATCGGAAAGATTGCTGCGCACCCGAATCGTCGAGTCGTTGCGACGCGAAACTGCCACGAAGGAACGACGGTTCACCGCGTGGCCGAGCGTGAGCCCATCCTCGATATCCGTGTGGTCGCCCATTACGCTCACCCGTCCCGGTACTGACCAGATGCCTTCGGGGGCGGCGTCGAAACGGGCCGCGAATTCATCTGCAACAAATCCGGTGGTGATGCGAGTCATGGTTCTCCTGGAAACGGCGGACAGACGCAGTGCAAACTACGGTTTGTCAAAATGCTACGCGGGATTATCAAACGATGCGAGGTTGTTCGGATTGTGCGCCGCGATCACGGCGCGCAACTCGGGCCATGCCGACGCGAACCCGGGGTGCAGGGGGAGCGAGGTAACCGCATCCAGCGCCACCCATTCCAATGCCGATGATTCGGTATCACCCGCGACCGGTTCGAAGGATTCTTCGGTGACCACCACATAGGTGGTGTAGCTCCAGAACCCCAGGTCAAGGATGTGTTCATGGATGCGGGTAAGCGGCTGTGCGGGCACGCTCGCCTCTTCCTGTGCCTCGCGCACCGCCGCCTCGTACGGCGTTTCGTCACCGTCACGCGCTCCGCCAGGGATCCCCCAGGTATCGCCCTGGTGACTCCACGGTGCGCGGTGCTGTAAGAGCACCGCATTTCGTTTGGGGTCGTACACCACCAGGCCAGCCGCACCGAAGCGGCCCCAATAGCGGCGACCATCGGGTCCGGTCACCCAGCCGTCACCGGAATACGCGTGCGGCGCCCGTAGCAGCGACAGCACGGGAGCAAGTCGTTCGCGAGCGATCGAATCGAGTGTTTGCAGCGGCCTTGGCAGGCAATCGGATGCGGTGAGCTCCAGCATTTCGGCGAGCGTCGCGATCACGCGCAGACTGCCGTAGCGAGAGAACGCCTGCCACAGTGGGGCAAAGGCACTTGCGGCGGTGGGGGTGTTCGCCAACTCGATGGCAACCTCTGGGAACATGCCCGCGATTACCGAATACCAGACGTCGAACCCGGCAGCGAGATGCGCGGGTGCGGTGGCATCGCCGGATGTGCCGATGGTGATCCGCTCGGGGAGTGCGTTCCGCAGCGCGCGAATCGCAGTGTGCGGGTCGGCGCTCGCGGGAGTTTTGAACGCACGCACGGTCGGAATCTCGGCGAGCGCCCGATACGTGTCTAGGTCGAACTCGAACCGAGTGGTGGTCGGGTTGTCGTAGACGATGATCGGCAGCGATGTGCTCGCGGCGACGTCGCTGTACAGCGAGATCACCTCGGGTGCGGTCAACGGTTGATAGGACATTGGCGCGAGCAGCAGCTCGGTGACACCGGCGGCAGCGGCATCAGCCGCATATTGAATCGCCTGCGCGGTACTGATGGCGCTAATCCCCGCGGTGAGCGGTTTGGTGCATGTTCCCGCCGCGATCTCAATGACGTGACGGCGCTGGTCACGGTCGAGGTAGGCGCCGTTGCCGGTGGAGCCGAGCACGGTAACACCGGCAACATCGCTGGTATTCAGGTGTTCGAGGATGCGGGTAAAGGCGGGCTCGTCAACGCGATCGGCTCGCATCGGGGTGAGTGGGAAAGCGTTGACGTTCACGCTGGCAGCTTATCGACCCTCAGCTGAGATCCGTCCATCCACCACGGTGACCAGGCGGTCGAGTGCGTCTCGGTGAACGAGGTCGTGGGTGACCAGCAGCGTTGCCGTATTGCGTTCGTGTGTCAGCCGCTGGATGAGCGACATGATCTCCGCTCCGCGTTCCTGATCGAGCGCGCTGGTCGGCTCATCGATCAGCAGCACGCTCGGGTCGTGGACGAGACCGCGGGCGATCGCAACCCGCTGTCGTTGCCCACCCGAGAGCTGGCTGGGGCGCTTGTCGGCGTGCTCGGCGAGACCCACCGCATCCAACAGCTCATCAACATTGCTGCGAACCTCTTCACGGCGCTGGGAGCGGTGCTTACCGCCGAGCTCCGCCATCACCTCGAGCTGTTCGCGTGCGGTGAGCGCTGGCAGCAGGTTCGACTGCTGAAACACAATGCCGATGTGTTCGCGGCGAAGTTCCGTGGCCTCATCTTTGCTGAGCGTCGCCGCATCAACAGTGGTGTCGTCAGCAGTAACCAGCACGCGACCGGAATCGGGACTGATCAGGGTGGCTGCGACCGCGAGGATGCTCGACTTACCGGAGCCGGACGGGCCGGTAATCCCGGTGACCACACCGGGCTGGCCGTGCAGGGTGACATCGTCAACGGCGGTGACGCGGTCGTTGCCATCGGGGAAGGTGAGTGTTACGTGTTCAAGAGCAATCATCGGTTACTTCCAAGTGCAGTGAGCGGATCGGCTTTGGTGACGGTGCGCAGCGCAAATGCTGCGCCGGCAAGACCGAGCGCGGCCATGATGACGGCCGGTAGTGCGGTGGTGAGCAGCGAGAGTTCGAATGGCAGGACGTTTGCGGCAAGCAGACCAAGACCTACGACGGCGAGTAAACCGATGCCGATGCCGATGATCAACACGATGGCTGCTTGACCCAGTGCATCCCGAACGAGCGAACGGGTGGTTGCCCCGAGCGCTTTCAATACCGCAATGTCACCGGCGCGCTGAATGGTCCACACGGTAAAGAACGCGCCAACCACCAGGGCACTAATGCCGAACAGCAGCGCGATCATGAGACCGAGCGAACCGATTTCGGATTTGAATGATTCAAGCGCGGTCAGGCTCATGAGGGCGGTGTCCGCAGAGGTGCCGGTATCGGCAGCAATCGCATCGAAGTCGGTGCCCTGTTCACCGGAGACCGCCAAGAGGGTGGGGTCGCCAGTACCGCCGAGACGGTCGCTCAGTTCATGCCAGGCGTCGCTATCGACCACGGCGATTGGGGTGTGGCTGTAGTGCAGATCAGTTGCGATGTCCGCGACGGTGTAGTCAATACCGGCGATTTGTACGGTTGCGCCCTTAGCCGCGTTGAGCGATTCAGCTGCCGGTTCTGAGAGCACGATCTGATCGGATGCATCGGGCACGAGCTCGGTGAGTTCGGTACGACGCGCCTCGGTCAGATCGGTCGGCAGGCCGAACACTGCGAGGCCAGTGGTATCGCGGGTCTCGGTGTCGTTGGCGTCCTCGGCGAGCGCCGCGCGTGCCTGGGTGATGCCAACGGCAGTGACGGTGTCGATACCGGATGCATCCTGCCAGGTCTTCGTGGCCGCATCCGAAATACTCGATGCGGCGAAGCTGGTGCTGCCATCATCGGATTTGCTGAGCACCAGGCGGTCGCCGGGAAGGGCGAGGACTGCCGAGATATTTTGACCCGCGAGACCGCCCGTGAGACCGGCAAGGAAACCGACCAATAGGGTGATGAGTGCGACCACTGCGCTGATGAGCGCGAACCGGCCGCGCGCGTGACGTAATTCGCGCCAGGCTACAAACATGGGAACCTCCTTGGCCGCGTCGTTCGCGGCTGATGATTCCAGTGTGTTCGCGCGGGTAGCGGAACACATCGCCTGAAGCATTGGACCCTGTCTCAACCATTTGGTTGAAACAGGGTCCGTGTGCCGGTTGCCGTACCGGCCAGATGGGCGATAGGAGCGCGTTACTTCACTACGTGGAACAGGCGCTTATTGACGAACTCATCGATACCCAGCGGGCCGAGTTCGCGGCCGTAGCCCGAGCGCTTGACTCCACCGAACGGCATCTCCGACACCTCGGGTGCCTGGGCGTTCACACCCACCATGCCCGCTTCCAGCTGTTCACCGAACCGCTCGGCCTGCTCGCGATCGGTCGAGTACACCGATGCGCCGAGCCCGTACGGGGTGTCGTTTGCCAGTGCCAGCGCTTCTTCCTCGCTGTTCACCTTGAACACCATGGCAACCGGACCGAACAGCTCCTCGCGGTACGCACGTGCTGCCGGGGTCACATCCACGAGCACCGCTGGGCTCACCCAGTACCCGGGGCGCTCGAGACGCTCGCCACCGATGAGTAGCCGCGCGCCATTTGTGGTGGCATCGGCAAGCTGGTCGAGTAGTCCCGTGGCGGCAGCTTCGGATGAGAGCGGACTGAATCCGCCACCGTCACGGTTATCGAGGGGGTCGATCGGTTGCAGCTCGGCGGTGACTTTAACGAGCTCATTCACGAACTCGTCGTAGATGTCGGCCATCACGATCATGCGCTTGTTCGAGTTGCATGCCTGGCCGGTGTTCTCGAAGCGGATGGCCGCCGCTTCACGAGCCAGGGCGGGGATATCGTCGTGCGAGAGTAC encodes:
- a CDS encoding ABC transporter ATP-binding protein, whose protein sequence is MIALEHVTLTFPDGNDRVTAVDDVTLHGQPGVVTGITGPSGSGKSSILAVAATLISPDSGRVLVTADDTTVDAATLSKDEATELRREHIGIVFQQSNLLPALTAREQLEVMAELGGKHRSQRREEVRSNVDELLDAVGLAEHADKRPSQLSGGQRQRVAIARGLVHDPSVLLIDEPTSALDQERGAEIMSLIQRLTHERNTATLLVTHDLVHRDALDRLVTVVDGRISAEGR
- a CDS encoding ABC transporter permease; this encodes MFVAWRELRHARGRFALISAVVALITLLVGFLAGLTGGLAGQNISAVLALPGDRLVLSKSDDGSTSFAASSISDAATKTWQDASGIDTVTAVGITQARAALAEDANDTETRDTTGLAVFGLPTDLTEARRTELTELVPDASDQIVLSEPAAESLNAAKGATVQIAGIDYTVADIATDLHYSHTPIAVVDSDAWHELSDRLGGTGDPTLLAVSGEQGTDFDAIAADTGTSADTALMSLTALESFKSEIGSLGLMIALLFGISALVVGAFFTVWTIQRAGDIAVLKALGATTRSLVRDALGQAAIVLIIGIGIGLLAVVGLGLLAANVLPFELSLLTTALPAVIMAALGLAGAAFALRTVTKADPLTALGSNR
- a CDS encoding dihydrodipicolinate synthase family protein; this encodes MNVNAFPLTPMRADRVDEPAFTRILEHLNTSDVAGVTVLGSTGNGAYLDRDQRRHVIEIAAGTCTKPLTAGISAISTAQAIQYAADAAAAGVTELLLAPMSYQPLTAPEVISLYSDVAASTSLPIIVYDNPTTTRFEFDLDTYRALAEIPTVRAFKTPASADPHTAIRALRNALPERITIGTSGDATAPAHLAAGFDVWYSVIAGMFPEVAIELANTPTAASAFAPLWQAFSRYGSLRVIATLAEMLELTASDCLPRPLQTLDSIARERLAPVLSLLRAPHAYSGDGWVTGPDGRRYWGRFGAAGLVVYDPKRNAVLLQHRAPWSHQGDTWGIPGGARDGDETPYEAAVREAQEEASVPAQPLTRIHEHILDLGFWSYTTYVVVTEESFEPVAGDTESSALEWVALDAVTSLPLHPGFASAWPELRAVIAAHNPNNLASFDNPA
- a CDS encoding MFS transporter, yielding MTDTASSPEVRPMPWAQLFTLAAATFMSVTIEMLPTGVMNLMSKDLGVSESQIGMLMTIFAMSVVFTSTPLMYLLRHVPKRLLLVTVFAAFAVGTIGTAIASSYAIIVITRIVTGIAQGVFWASVTAYVGHLVHRSQLTTAVSITSGGGGLAFVLGVPLGTALGQWLGWRTAFLVLAALCLLVAILLSRILPTRVAEPQTDTAAIEVQPAPTAIGDAEQAGRDHGLPKRPRRSMRLVILVCLLCGLTITAHFTYYTYISVQLLGPTGLAHEFLAIALFAYGVTSCIATFTTGPLFSTRSSLGFRIAYALMFVGGGLVTFSHHSVWLGMVGLLAWGVSMGFMPTLLQTRLLAVAPSKHRDLASALYTSGFNLGISCGAYFGGLLLDEFGIDSLGIAFLIGVAAAASYSVIMDTLTARRERAH
- a CDS encoding galactokinase family protein, with amino-acid sequence MTRITTGFVADEFAARFDAAPEGIWSVPGRVSVMGDHTDIEDGLTLGHAVNRRSFVAVSRRNDSTIRVRSNLSDFEVDTTIEQLLPPTEHAWYDYPLGVIWAVLAHVAEMNTERTETCGDEAVLIRPTGLDIFLTTDVTIGAGLASSASVCGAMSLALNDLWQLELTPQQLAQFGYQVEKSYVRASSGPADHVTCMTADAGVGVFYDARGNDVSPIPVSDLGSLGAVELLVYSGETHRNWERNVADRHDACDRVAKALGYQYLREVPHEEFERTTAIDETDRRRAGFVLSEMQRVLDAARALRENDLQAFGQLMNESHQQMRDDFEVTSERIDIICDLARSQGAFGARLSGSGFGGAVVVVIPVERVDGLIADLREAFNEYGWGEVAFEPSGTNPGPSRDA
- a CDS encoding formyltetrahydrofolate deformylase, with translation MTDLQPTSESSEPARAHWVITLVCADTPGIVHALTGAVVAAGGNIEELQQFSSADTGRFFLRAEISVTGAVDLHHHIDPVAAQFDAQVTVDPANHKMRTLILGSKATHAVNDLLFRQHSGYLPIEVPRVMANHAVLGDLASFYGVPFEHQPVTNPEQKAAFEQRVREVIEHEQIELVVLARYMQIVSPELCTELEGMAINIHHSFLPGFKGANPYRQAHARGVKLVGATAHFVTTDLDEGPIIEQNVRRVDHTDSVKQLQAMGQDEESRTLTQAVKWFAERRILLDGNRTIVFR
- the glyA gene encoding serine hydroxymethyltransferase; its protein translation is MTDYQNLSLSQVDPDIAEVLRGELDRQRNTLEMIASENFVPRAVLEAVGSVLTNKYAEGYPSRRYYGGCEVVDVAENLARDRAKELFGAEYANVQPHSGASANAAVLHALAKPGDTILGLSLDHGGHLTHGMKINFSGRLYNVAAYGVDYGTGRVDMDQVRELAHEHKPKVIIAGWSAYPRQLDFEAFRTIADEVGAYLWVDMAHFAGLVAAGLHPNPVPFADVVSSTVHKTIGGPRSGFILTNSAELNKKINSAVFPGQQGGPLMHVVAGKAVAFKLAMTPEFKDRQERTIRGAQILAERLSQQDVRNAGIALTTGGTDVHLVLVDLRDAQIDGQQAEDLLHEVGITVNRNAVPDDPRPPMVTSGLRIGTPALASRGFGDDEFREVADVIAQALMPNPDIEALRGRTAALAERFPLYTGLVYA
- a CDS encoding bifunctional methylenetetrahydrofolate dehydrogenase/methenyltetrahydrofolate cyclohydrolase; this translates as MTAIRLDGKAAAAQIKDELRERVAALRARGVTPGLATVLVGDDPASKLYVGGKHRDCAEVGIESIQVELPDTATQEEVEEAIDRLNADPACTGYIVQLPLPKHLDQDAIIERIDPLKDADGLHPTNLGRLVLNVREEITTPLPCTPRGCIELLQRNGYDLNGKHVVVIGRGITVGRSIGALLTRREINATVTLTHTGTQNMAEICRNADVIIAAAGSAHLVKPEWVASGAAVLDVGVSRVPDPATGKSKVFGDVDPQVAEVAGYLSPNPGGVGPMTRALLLANVVETAQRLNP